Part of the Nitrospinota bacterium genome, GCCACGCAGAGCAGGGTGGGGCGCGCGTCCGTCCGGGGGGGCGCGGCGCTCAGCCACGCGCGCCAATCGTCCAGAAAAAGCCCGTTGTTCATCACCCGTATTTTCGCGGCGGGGAGGCCATAGAGCGCCGCCGCCTTGCGGGCGGTGTACTCGCTCGACACGAAAACCGCCGCCGCTTTTTCCGCGGTGCGCCGCTCCATCCGCGCCAGAAGCCGCACGGCCCCGCCGATCAAGCCGCGCTCGAAGCGGATGATATCGGCGTACAGCGCCTGCAGCATGCAGGCGTACGGCACATTGTGGGGAAAGAAAAATCCGTCCTGGTCGAATGCCACGTTCGGCATCCGCTCACGGCGGCCCATGCCGTCCCCGATGCGATAACCGAACGCCAGCCGCTGAAAAGTCGTGAGGAGATAGTTTTCGGAGGATGCGGTGAAATCGAGCGTTTCCACCCCAACGCCGCGTTGCCGCAACGCGGCGATGACGCCGTTCGCCACCGCCGAGGTGCCGCTGCCGAATCCCCCTTCGAGGGGCCATGAAGTGACGATGCGGCA contains:
- a CDS encoding glycosyltransferase family 4 protein — protein: MKRCRIVTSWPLEGGFGSGTSAVANGVIAALRQRGVGVETLDFTASSENYLLTTFQRLAFGYRIGDGMGRRERMPNVAFDQDGFFFPHNVPYACMLQALYADIIRFERGLIGGAVRLLARMERRTAEKAAAVFVSSEYTARKAAALYGLPAAKIRVMNNGLFLDDWRAWLSAAPPRTDARPTLLCVARLYRRKSVDRLIADAWPLVLKKVPEARLMVAGDGLEFERLCMLVRERGLTPSVEMLGHIPPGPALAPLYRAADVFCLPSMQENFGVVLLEAMAAGLPIAAFRAGAVPEVSRDGSEALLAEEDDFPALAERIAHLLQNAGERRRLGAAGVERVERHYRWERVIAPLTEWLDRA